TTCGCAGGAATGCGAAATAGGACGGAATCGACAAAGTCGATTGTCGCCCGAAGGGGGCCGTGCAGGATGCGAGGCATCACGACGAATGCTTGAGTTGAGTTGAAGTCCCGAGGGATTTGAATCCAGCTCAAGACTGACTCAAGGGTCGGTTGCCGAAAGGCAGAGTTGTTTGACATTTAAATAGAAGGAATAGAGAAGGGTATCCACAGCGTTGAAGTGACGTTGTGGGATTAGCGAGGCAAGTTTTAGCGAAAATACTCTCGTGGGTCTGAAGTCAATGTAATTCATTGATGGAAGGCCAAGTTACAAAGGGTTGACGGTGGATGCCTTGGCAGATGACAGCGATGAAGGACGTGGTAAGCTGCGAAAAGTCTCGGGGAGTTGCACGCGAACGGTGATCCGGGAATGTCCGAATGGGGAAACCCAACTGGGTGAAAGCTCAGTTATCTCTCAGCTGAATTCATAGGCTTTGAGAAGCGAACGTGGGGAAGTGAACCATCTCAGTACCCACAGGAACAGAAAACAACAGTGATTCCGGTAGTAGCGGCGAGCGAAACCGGAAGAGCCCAAACCTCATACGTGTAAGCGGCAGGCGTTGCGTATGGGGGGTCGTGGGACCTACAGGTCAGGGCTGCCCCCTGGCACAGAGTTACAAAACCTCTAGTTAGCGGAACGGCATGGAAAGGCCGGCGATACAGGGTGATAGCCCCTTATGCGAAAGCTACGAGGACTCTGAGTGGTGTTCCCAAGTATGTCGGGGCACGAGAAACCTTGACAGAATTTGCCGCGACCATGCGGTAAGGCTAAATATGTTCATCTGACCGATAGTGAACCAGTACCGTGAGGGAAAGGCGAAAAGAACCCCGATGAGGGGAGTGAAATAGAACCTGAAACCGTCAATCTACAAGCAGTGGAACCCCTATGGTTTACCAGGGGAACCGCGTGCCTTTTGCATAATGAGCCGGCTAGTTATTTTCAGTGGCGAGGCGAAGCCGATGAGGCGAAGCCGTAGGGAAACCGAGTCTGAATAGGGCGACCAGTCGCTGGAAATAGACGCGAAACGGGATGATCTATCCTTGACCAGGATGAAGTCCGGGTGACACCGGATGGAGGTCCGAACCAGTGTGGGTTGAAAACCGCTTGGATGAGTTGAGGATAGGGGTGAAAGGCCAATCAAATTCCGTGATAGCTCGTTCTCTCCGAAATAGCTTTAGGGCTAGCGTCGGATGTTTCGTCGTGCAGGTAGAGACCTGAATGGACTAGGGGGCTTACCAGCTTACTGAATCCAACCAATCTTCGAATGGCACGCCGTGAAGTCCGGCAGTCAGACTGCGGGTGATAAGATCCGTAGTCGAGAGGGAAAGAACCCAGATCGCCAGCTAAGGTCCCAAAATACATGCTAAGTGGAAAAGGATGTGGATGTGCTTAGACAGCCAGGAGGTTAGCTTAGAAGCAGCTATCCTTTAAAGAAAGCGTAATAGCTCACTGGTCAAGCGGGTCTGTGCCGACAATTCAACGGGGCTAAAGCATGTTACCGAAGCTGCGAACGTAAGTGGTAGGGGAGCATTCCCTACGTCTGTGAAGGTTGACCGTAAGGACAGCTGGAGACATGGGAAGAGACTCTGTCGGCATAAGTAGCGTAAAGACGGGCGAGAACCCCGTCCGCCGTAAGACTAAGGTTTCCAACGCAAGGTCAATCCGCGTTGGGTTAGTCGGACCCTAAGCTGAGGCCGAAAGGCGTAAGCGATGGAAGGCTGGTTAATATTCCAGCACCATGAGCATCTCGTTTGTACGATGCAGGGACGCAGGAAGGTAGGGACGCAGAGCTATGGAATGTTCTGCGAAAGGATCCAAGGGTGGCGCTTAGGGAAGTCCGGGTGCCATGAGCTCAAGGTTTCTGACGAAAAGTCCTGATCCTACACTGCCGAGAAAAGCTGCTAAGGAGAGGTGCTTGTGTCCGTACCGCAAACCGACACAGGTAGTCGAGGAGAGAATCCTCAGGCGTTTGAGAGAACTCTGCTGAAGGAACTCGGCAAATTAACCCCGTAACTTCGGGAGAAGGGGTACCACGGTAGGGTTCATAGCCCGAGGTGGTGGCACATAAATGTTCCAGGCGACTGTTTAACAAAAACACAGGTCTCTGCAAACTCCAAAGAGGAGGTATAGGGGCTGACGCCTGCCCGGTGCCGGAAGGTCAAGAGGAGCGGTCAGCGCAAGCGAAGCTGCGAATTTAAGCCCCGGTGAACGGCGGCCGTAACTATAACGGTCCTAAGGTAGCGAAATTCCTTGTCGGGTAAGTTCCGACCTGCACGAATGGCGTAACGATCTGGAAACTGTCTCCAGCAGAGACTCAGCGAACTTGTAGCACCGGTGAAGATGCCGGTTACCCGCACTTAGACGGAAAGACCCCGTGCACCTTTACTACACCTTGACATTGAGGTTGGCGTTGGACTGTGCAGGATAGGTGGGAGACTATGAAACTGGCTCGTTAGGGTCGGTGGAGTCACCCTTGAGATACCACCCTGTTTAACGCTGATCTCTAACTCGCACCCGTGATCCGGGTGGAAGACAATGTCAGGCGGGTAGTTTGACTGGGGCGGTCGCCTCCTAAAGCGTAACGGAGGCGTACGAAGGTTCCCTCAGGCTGTTTGGAAATCAGCCGCAGAGCGCAATAGTATAAGGGAGCTTGACTGCGAGTCAGACACGACGAGCAGGTGCGAAAGCAGGTTATAGTGATCCGGTGGTCCCGAATGGAAGGGCCATCGCTCAACGGATAAAAGGTACGCCGGGGATAACAGGCTGATCTTGCCCAAGAGTTCATATCGACGGCAAGGTTTGGCACCTCGATGTCGACTCATCACATCCTGGGGCTGAAGCAGGTCCCAAGGGTTCGGCTGTTCGCCGATCAATAGTGGTACGTGAGTTGGGTTCAGAACGTCGCGAGACAGTTCGGTCCCTATCTAGTGTGGGCGCAGGAGATTTGAGAGGACCTGTCCTTAGTACGAGAGGACCGGGATGGACTGACCTCTGGTGTTCCAGTTGTGCCTCCAGGTGCAATGCTGGGTAGCTATGTCGGGAAGTGAGAAGCGCTGAAAGCATCTAAGCGCGAAACACCCCTCAAGATGAGATCTCCCTATGAGACCCGTGGAAGACCACCACGTTGATAGGTCGCATGTGTAAGGCCGGTAACGGCTTAAGCTGAGCGATACTAATCGGTCCACAGACTTGACCTTTCATCAATCAATTACATACTTAATACCCACGAACGCGCCAAAAGGCGCCTCGCTAAATCCCTTCTCACTCTTTCTAAGCCTTCGTCGTGGCTTTTCCCCAAGTGTCACACCCGTTCCCATCCCGAACACGGCAGTTAAGACTTGGAGGGCCGATGATACTGCGCATCACATGCGTGGAAAAGTAGGTCGCTGCGACGTTAAATCGAACGGGTCACCCCTCACCGGGTGGCCCGTTTTTGCGTACCCGTTCCCCGTATCTACAGGGATTTTAGGCCCCACGCCGGATACACTGATGGTTCCGCGTGGAGGATAACAATGGGTAAAGGTGTTTACACCTTTGGTGGGAACCGTAATGAGGGGAGCGCTTCCATGCGCAATCTCCTCGGTGGAAAGGGCTGTAATCTTGCCGAAATGGCGGGGCTTGGCATTCCCGTTCCACCTGGATTCACGCTCACCACCGAACAGTGTGGCGCTTATTACACCAACGACCGTCAGCTTGCCGAAGGGCTCAAGACGGAAGTGCTGGAGGCCCTGAAGTGGCTTGAAGGGGTGCGGGGTTGCGGCTTCGGTTCCACCGAAAACCCGCTCCTGCTCTCGGTGCGCTCGGGTGCGCGCGTGTCCATGCCTGGCATGATGGATACCGTTCTCAACCTGGGCCTGAACGATCAGACGGTCGCGGCGTTGGAGCGCGCCAGCGGCAACCCGCGGTTCGCCTGGGATTCCTACCGACGCTTCATCACGATGTACAGCAACGTGGTGCTGAACGTGGAGCACGCCCTTTTCGAGGCGGAACTGGAGCGCGCCAAGGAACGGCTCGGCAAGCACGAGGATACCGAACTCACGGCGGAAGATTGGCGGGGCATGGTGGCCGCCTTCAAGGACATCGTTCACGAGGAAACGGGCCACGCCTTCCCGCAGGACCCCATGGAGCAGCTGTGGGGCGCCATCCGTGCGGTGTTCGAAAGCTGGAACACAGGGCGCGCCATCACCTACCGGCGACTGAATCGCATTCCCGATGACTGGGGCACAGGCGTCAACGTGCAGAGCATGGTCTTCGGCAACATGGGGGATGACTGCGGCACTGGCGTGGCCTTCACCCGCGATCCCGCCACGGGGGAGCGGCTGTTCTACGGCGAATACCTGATCAATGCCCAGGGCGAGGACGTGGTGGCGGGCATCCGCACGCCCCAGCCCATCACCCGATCACAGGCCGCGGGCACTGGCCTGAAGAGCCTCGAAGAGGCCATGCCCACTTCATTCAAAGAGCTGGATGCCACCTGCCAAAGGTTGGAACAGCACTTCAAGGACATGCAGGACATCGAGTTCACCATCGAGCGTGGCAAGCTCTACCTGCTGCAGACCCGCAACGGCAAGCGCACCGCCATGGCCGGCATCCGCATCGCCATCGACCTGGTGGATGAGGGCCTCATCGACAGCGGCACCGCCCTGAAGCGCATCGATGCGGACAGCCTTTCTCAGCTGCTGGCCCCGGTTTTCGACCCCAGAGAAAAGGACCGTCTGCGGAAGGAAGGCAAGCTGCTGACCAAGGGCCTGAATGCGGGCCCAGGCGCCGCCACCGGGCGCATTGCCCTCACAGCGGAGCAGGCCGAGAAGATGGCCGAAGAAGGTCCAGTGGTGCTGGTGCGCGTGGAGACCAGCCCCGAGGACATCTCGGGCATGGTGGCTTCCCAGGGCATTCTCACGGCCCGCGGTGGCATGACCAGCCACGCCGCTGTGGTGGCCCGAGGCATGGGCAAACCCTGCGTCTGCGGTGCCTCCGCCGTGCAGATCGACCTGGCCCGCGGCCTCGTGAAGGTGGGTGAGCACGAGTTGAAGGCTGGCCAGGATTGGATCTCCATGGATGGCTCCACGGGAGAGGTGTTCATCGGCAAGCTGAGTGCCCATCCTTCCGAGGTCAATCAGGTGCTGGTGGACGGAAGGCTGAAGGCGGACGAGAGCGAACTCTACCAGCGCTTCGCGAAGATCATGGCCTGGAGTCACAAGGCCAAGCGCATGAAGGTACGCACCAACGCAGACACGCCCCATGATGCGGCCGTGGCTCGCGCCTTTGGCGCCGAGGGCATCGGCCTCTGCCGCACCGAGCACATGTTCTTCGAGGGCGACCGCATCATCGCCGTCCGCGAGATGATCCTCGCTTCGGACATCGAGGGCCGCAAGAAGGCTCTGGCCAAGCTCCTGCCCATGCAGCGCGAGGATTTTGAAGGCATCTTCACGGCCATGAATGGCCTGCCCGTGAACATCCGCTTGCTGGATCCTCCGTTGCACGAATTCCTGCCGCAGGATGAGCCCGGTCAGCGCGAGATGGCCGAGGTCCTGGGTGTGGATCTGGGCACGGTCGAGCGTCGTGTGGCCCAGCTGCACGAGTTCAATCCCATGATGGGGCACCGGGGTTGCCGTCTCGGCATCACCTTCCCTGAGATCATCCGAATGCAGGTGCGGGCCATCACCGAGGCTGCGCTCAATGTGGCCGCGAAGGGCGTCAAGGCTCTGCCGGAGATCATGGTCCCCCTCATCGGCACCGTGCGCGAGCTCGCCTACACCAAGAATGAGATGCTTGATGAGATCGCCCAGGTGAACAAGGAGCGGGGCACCCAGTTCGCCTGCCCCATTGGCACCATGATCGAGATTCCCCGGGCGGCCATCACCGCCGATAAGATCGCCCAGGAGGCCGAATTCTTCAGCTTTGGCACCAACGACCTCACGCAGATGGGTTTCGGCTTCAGCCGGGACGACGCGGGCACCTTCCTGCCCGAGTACGTGGGCAAGAAGATTCTGGAGGATGATCCCTTCCAGAGCCTGGACCAGGAGGGCATCGGGGAGTTGGTGCGCATCGCCTGCGACAAGGGCCGGGCCAGCCGACCCGGCATCAAGCTGGGTGTCTGCGGCGAGCACGGCGGCGACCCCCGCAGCGTGGTGTTCTTCCACGGGGTGGGCCTGAACTACGTCAGCTGCAGCCCCTACCGGGTGCCCATCGCCACCCTGGCCGCAGCCCAGGCGGCCCTCTCCTAGATCCCTGAATCAGTTATCCTGTTAAGGCCGCGCACCGCGCGGCCTTTTTGTCGGATGCAGCCATGGCCAAGACCGTCAGCGATCAGCCCGAGATCATCTATTCGATGATGCGGGTCAGCAAAATCTACAACAACAAACCCGTCATCAAGGACATCTCCCTAAGCTACTTCTACGGGGCCAAGATCGGCGTGCTGGGCCTCAACGGCTCGGGCAAGAGCACCGTGCTGCGCATCATGGCGGGCGTCGATCACGACTTCAACGGCGAGGCCGTGCTCAGCAAGGGCTACACCACAGGCATCCTCGACCAGGAGCCCCAGCTCGATCCGAACAAGACCGTGCGCGAGATCGTCGAAGAAGGCGCGGCCGAGCAGGTGGCCTGGATGAAGGAGTACAACGAGATCGGGGACAAGTTCGCCGATCCCGATGCCGACATGGATGCGCTGCTGGCGAGGCAGGGCGAGCTGCAGGAGAAGATCGACGCCCACGACTGCTGGGACCTCGACTCGCGGCTGGAGCAGGCCATGGACGCCCTCCGCTGCCCCGATCCCGACACCAAGATCAGCGTGCTCTCCGGCGGCGAACGCCGCCGCGTGGCCCTGTGCCGCCTTCTCCTTCAGAAGCCCGACATCCTCTTGCTGGACGAGCCCACCAACCACCTGGACGCCGAGACGGTGGCGTGGCTGGAGAAGCACCTGCAGGACTATGCGGGCACGGTCATCGCGGTGACCCACGACCGCTACTTCCTGGATCACGTGGCCGAGTGGATTCTCGAACTGGACCGCGGCGAAGGCATCCCCTGGAAAGGCAACTACTCCAGCTGGCTGGAGCAGAAGCAGAACCGCCTGGCCCGCGAGGAGAAGTCCGACCAGAAGCGCCAGAAGACCCTGGAACGCGAGCTGGAGTGGATCCGCATGTCCCCCAAGGGGCAGCACGCCAAGAGCAAGGATCGCATCGCCAACTACGAGCGCCTGGCGGGCGAGGAAGGTCGCCAGAAGGAGCAGGAACTGGAGATCTACATCCCCAGCGGCCCGCGCCTGGGCGACCTCGTGGCCGAGTTGAACGGGGTGTCCAAGTCCTATGGCGACCGCGTACTCTTCGAGAACCTGAGCTTCGCCATTCCACGTGCCGGCATCCTCGGCGTCATCGGCCCCAACGGCGCCGGCAAGTCCACGCTGCTGCGCCTGCTGACGGGCCAGGAGCAACCGGATGCCGGCAGCATCCGCCTGGGCGAGACCGTGCGCATGGCCTACGTGGATCAGCTTCGCGCCAATCTCAACCTGGAGAAAAATGTCTTCGAGGCTGTCTCTGGCGGCTACGAGCAGATCGAGCTGGGCGGCAAGCTCATCAACGCCCGCGCGTGGCTAAGCCGCTTCGGCTTCAGCGGTGATTCCCAGCAGAAGAAAATCTCCGAGCTCAGCGGTGGACAGCAGAACCGATTGAACCTGGCCCTCACGCTCAAGAGCGAATCCAACCTGCTCTTCTTCGACGAACCCACCAACGACCTCGACGTGAACACCATGCGGGCGCTGGAGGAGGCCATCGAGTCCTTCGCGGGCAGTGCGGTGGTGGTGAGTCACGACCGCTGGTTCCTGGATCGCCTCGCCACGCACATCCTGGCCTTCGAGGGCGACTCCCAGGTGCAGTTCTTCGACGGGAACTACAGCCAGTACGAGGAATACCGCAAGGACGTGCTGGGCCTGAAACCCTTCGATCCCCACCGCATCAAGTACCGGAAGCTCACGCGATGACCGAGGCCTCACCCAAGGCGGCCCGCCTGACCCTGCTGACGGCCCTGGTGGGCCTGCTGCTGGGCGGCACCGGGCTCTTCCTGGGGGTGGGCGAAGGTGTCCTGGCGCTGTGGGGCTTTGGTGCCGCCTGCCTGCTGCAGGTGGCGCCAGCTCTCAGCCTGCACGGGCGCATCCGGGATGGGCTTGGCAACAGCGGGCTCGAGCGGGAGCGCCTGACCCTGCGCTGGGTGAGTGTCCTGCTGCGCTTCCTGGCCCTGGGCCTGGCCATGGCGGCGGTCTCGGCCCTGCTGGGAGAGCGTTCGCCTCAGGCCAGCCTGGAGCTGCAGGGCCTTTCTGTGTTCGCTGTGCTGATCCTGACCGCGCTGTGGCAGGCCAAGACGGGCCTCAAGGGGGCCCACCCGAGCATCGATCAGGAGGCGGATCGCAATCTGGTGCTGGTGGAACTGGCGGCCCTCCTCCTGGTGGGCTGTGTCTTGGCCCGCTGGTTCGTCTGGGCCGATGCGGTCTGCGCCTTGGCCCAGGCCCTGTGGCTGTTCTGGACGGGGCAGGGCATGGCGAAACTGTCGGCCCTGCCGCCTGCCCGCGGCGGCTGCGGGGGCAGCTGCAGCTGCGGCTGATGAGAGTCCTGGAGCTGTTCTCCGGGCTCGGGGGCTGGCGCTACGCGCTGGGCGATCGGGGCAGGGTGATGGCGGCCTACGATGTGAATGAGGCCGCGAATGACACCTATGCGCTGAATCATGGGGAGCGCCCTCACGCCAAGGAATTGGGATCGGTGGAACCGGGGAGGCTGGCGGCCCGTGGTGCCGATACCTGGCTCCTGAGCCCGCCCTGTCAGCCCTTCTGTCGCATGGGGACCAAGCAGGGGCTGGAGGATCGCCGCTCCCAAGCCTTCCGGCACCTCATGGACGTGTTCCACCAGGCGCCGCCGGACCACCTGGTGCTGGAGAACGTGGAGGGTTTCCTGGGCTCCGATGCCCACGCCCTGCTGTCAGAGCGCGTGGGTGCCCATGGCATGCACCAGCTTGACCTGCAGGCCTGTCCCAGCCGCTTCGGCCTGCCCAACCAGCGGCCCCGGGTGTTCATCGTGGCCTCGAGAGGGCGCCTTGAACCGCTCCCGCAGCCGGACCTCCCTCCACGGCCCATCGCCGAATTCCTGGATGCGGTTGAGGACGAGCGGCTGTTCCTGAAGGCGGATGCCGAGCTGAGGCACCACCAGGGGCTCGATCTTGTGTCGCCCGCGGATCGCCGCAGCGCTTGCTTCATCGGGGGCTATGGGCGCCGCTTCGTGGGCAGCGGCTCCTTCCTGAAGACCGAGCGGGGCATCCGCCGGTTCTCACCCGCCGAGGTGGCGCGGCTCCACGGGCTGCCGGATGGTTTCCGATTTCCTGACGGGTTGTCGCTGGAAGCCCGCTACAAGCTGCTGGGCAACGGCCTCTCCATTCCCGTGGCAGCCTGGGCGCTGGCGCACCTCCGCCCCCGGTAGACTTGGACCATGCGTCTTCTGCTTTCCGCCTTCGCCCCCGAACTGGGTCCCCTTGCCGAGGCGCCACCCCTGGGCTGGGAGGTGGCCACCGTTGGCGTGGGTGCCGTCAGTGCCGCGGCGGCCACCGCGGCCCTGGTGACGGACCGCTGGCCCGAGCTGGTGGTCTTTGTGGGTACTTGCGGGCGCTATGATGAGCGCCTCTCCCTGTTTGACTGCCTCTGGGCCACAGAAGCCGTCGCGACTTCCGTGGAAGAGCTGCGCGGTGGCGCCTACCGTCCGAAGATCGAGCGCCGCCGCTGGCCTGCCACCCTGCCGGGTGCGCTGCCGGGCCATGCCGTGGCGGTGCCGCCCGCCATCACCTCCACGCGGGAAGGGGCGGCCCTCTTGGCCTCCCTGGCGCCGGTGGAGCACCTGGAGTTGACGGGGGTCTTCGAGGCCTGCCGTTTGGCGGGCGTGCCTTGTGGCGCGGCCCTGGTGGTGGTGAACGACGTGGGGCCTCAGGCTCAGGCCCAGTGGCTGGCCAACCATGAGGAAGGCAGCCGCCGTCTGGTGGCGCGGCTCAAGGAGACGGGCTTTTTCGCAGCGGGATGAAAGCCGTCGCGCCATCACCGGTTTCCATGCGCCAGCCGCCGGGTTCTGCAACAACCCGGGTTCCGCAGTGCGCGCCGGTGAGCCAGGGCTCGAGGCCCACGGCCTGAAGGGTCGCCAGCGTTTCAGCATGGGGATGCTCGAAGCGATTCTTCAGCCCCGCCGGGATGATCGCCACCTCTGGTTGCAGCGCGGCGATCCAGGCCGGATCAGACGCATTGCGGCTGCCGTGGTGGCCCACCTTCAGCAGGCGGTGGACAGAGGTGGCCTGGCCGCTTCCTGGATCTCCCAGATCGAGGAGGTCCCGTTCCTGGATGGCCATGGCGTCGCCCATGAGCCACAGCTCGCGCTCCCGCCAGGACACGCGCAGCACCGCGGACACCATGTTGGCGTCGGGCAGGCGGAAGGCCCGCGGCGGCCACCGCACGCTGAAGGCAGCCTCGCCGCGCATCCAGGCATCGCCCCGCAGCAGGCCCGAGGGGTCGCTTCCCTTGGGCCGGTAAGCCTCCCAGGGATCCTCCTCGTCGGCGGTGACCGGCACCGAGGTGCTGCTCAGCGGCCAGAGCCGCGTCAGCGTGGCCCAGCCTCCGGCATGATCGCCGTGGGGATGGGTGAGGATCAGGTGCACGGGCTCGCGCACGCCGCGTCGGCTCAGCACCCGTGCCAGCCTGCGTCCGGTCCATGGACTGGGCCCCGTATCGATGAGGGTGGCCGCTCCGCCGGGAACGCGCAGCAGCAGGGCGTCGCCCTGGCCCACATCGATGGCTTCCAGCGAAAGGGTGGTGGCTTTTCGCCCGGTGCCCCGGCAGGCCAGCAGCCCCAATGATGTGGACACGAGCAGCACCGTGAGCCAGCGGGTACGCCGCAGCCTTCCCTGCAAATGAGCGAGGAGCAGCCAACCCAACGCCAGCAGCAGCCAGGGCCAGAGGATGCCCGTGCCCAGCGGCGCGATACCGGTCAGCGAGGGCACGAGGCGATCTCCCATCCAGGTGAGGACCGCGCCGATGCCCTGGGTGAGGCCGGGCAGGGGCAGCAGGATCAGCAGGAGGCAGAGGGGCGTGAGGAAGGCCACGAGGGGCAGCACCAGCAGGTTGGCCAGGATGCCCCACCAGGGCGCGCCGCCATTCAGGAGGGCCAGGAGGGGCAGGGTGGAGAGCCAGGGCGCCGCGAGGCGGGCGAAGGATAAGGAAAGTCGGCCCAGCAGCGGTGACAGCAGCCCCGCCAGGGGTTCAGCGCCCCAGAGCAGGCCCAGGAGGGCCCACCAGGCGAGGAGGAAGCCCGGCTCCACGCCAGCGGCCGGGTGCCCCAGCAGCCAGAGCAGCAGAGCTCCATGGAGGCCCGTCACCGGCGGGAGCTTCCAACCGGTGGACCGGCCTACGGCCCAGGCCACGCCCATGAAGAGGCCTCGCCAGACCGGCGCCGAAAAGCCCACGAGGCCTGCATACAGCAGCCCCGCGGCGATGGTTCCCAGGGCCGCGCCGCGAAGGCGCAGGCGTCGAAGGAGGGCTTCCACGGCGGCCATGACCAGGGTGACCTGCAGGCCCGAGACCACCAGGATGTGGATGGTGCCGCTCTCGGCGAAAACGCTGAAATGGCCTTCGTCCGCCGGGGGAATGCCCAGGGCCAGGGCGCCCCACAAATCTTTGGCGGTGGGATCCAATGGCAGGGTCTCGAAGCGGCGCCGGGCGAAGGCCTGCAGCCGCAGCAGCCAGGAAGGCCTGGCCGGGCCGGTGATCTCCATGAGCTGGGCCGAAGCCAGGTGGATGCGGCGTGGCGATTCGTCACTGCGGGCCCGCCAGAGCGGGCGCTCGGCGAGGAAGGTTGGCGCGGGTTGAACAGGCCGCAGCTCCGCCCGGAAGCGCACGGGGGTGCCAGGCCCCGGCACGGGCTGTTCCTCGTTGGCGGGCAGTGTTAGGGGCACGCTGAGGCCTCGCATTGAGGCCGGTCCCGTCAGCTCAATCTGGCTGCGGAGCCGATCACCCTGGAACGTCCAAGGGGCGGCGATGCGGCCCTCCAACGCCTGGAAACCCACGGGCAGCGCCGCTTCCCACCGAGCCCGGTGGGCGAGGCCCAAGGTCGTGAATCCGGCCAAGGTGAAGGCCAGCGGGATCACCCTCCAGCGGCGAAAGCGAAGGAGCACCAGGGAGAGGAGCCAGGCGGTGCCTCCCGCGAGCCACCATTGGGTGGCGATGTGCCCATCCCAGCGCTCTGGCACCAGCCAGGGCAGGGCGCAGGCGGCAGCCATCGCCCAGGCCAGAGGCCAGAGCGAAGCTCCGGAGAGGCGCTGCCACAAGCTCGATCTGGAAAGCATGCGAGAGAGTGTAGCCGAGCCTGTCCAAACCTTGACAGTGGGCCTGGGGGTGGGGAACCTGAGGGCTATGAACCCAGCCCGGGCCCTCCTGGTGGACGACGATCCCACGATTCTCGAGGTGGTGGGCACCTTGCTCTCCCGCCATGGCCATGAGGTGGTGGGCACGGGTTCCGGCCTGCGGGCCGCGCAGTTTCTGCGCGGCGAACATTTCGACCTGGCCGTGGTGGATCTCATGTTGCCGGATCTCAGCGGCCTGGAATTGGCCCGCCAGGCCGTGGCCAAGCCCGACACAGTGGTGGTGGTGTTGTCTGGATCGACCTCGGTGGAAACCGCCCTGCAGGCCATGAAGATGGGCATCTACGACTACGTGCCCAAGCCTTTCCGGCTCGAGGCGTTGGAGCACACCCTTCTGCGTGCCATCGAGAAATCCCAGCTGAACCAGGAGAACAAGCGGCTCCGTGAGCAGATCCAAGGGCAGACGCCGGGCCCACAGATGGTGGGCCGTTCCGAGGTCTGGCAGAACCTGCAGGCCCTGTTGCGCCGCGTGGCACCCACGCCCTCCACGGTGCTCATCACGGGGCCCTCGGGCACCGGCAAGGAGCTGGCCGCCAAGGCCATCCATCAGTGGAGCCCCCGGGCGCGAGGCCCTTTCGTGCCCATCCACTGCGGAGCCATTCCTGAAAACCTGCTGGAGGACGAGCTCTTCGGCCATGTGCGCGGCGCCTACACGGATGCGCGCACCGACCGCCCGGGGCGTTTCCAGCAGGCCGAAGGCGGCACCCTCTTCCTGGATGAAATCGGAACCATGCCCCTGAACCTGCAGGTGAAGCTCCTGCGGGTCATCCAGGAGCGGGAGTTCACCCCGCTGGGTTCCAGCCGCACCCTGAAAGCGGACTTCCGTCTGCTGGCGGCCACCAATGAGGATCTGGCCAGCCTCGTGGAACAGAAGCGGTTCCGAGAGGATCTTTTCTACCGCCTCAACGTGATTCCCATTCAGTTGCACCCGCTGCGAGACCACCCCCAGGACATCCCGGTGCTGGTGGCTCACTTCGCCCGTAAGTTCGCACGGGAACTGGGTCAGCCCCTCAAGCAGGTGGAGCCTGCCGCGCTGCAGGCCCTGGAGGCCTACGGCTGGCCGGGCAATGTGCGCGAACTGGAGAACGCCGTGGAGCGGGCCATGGCCCTGGGCTCCGACCCCGAGCGTTTGCTGCTCCAGGATCTGCCTGCGCCCATCGCCGGTGTGCTGCCTTCCGTGGCCTTTCCCCGGCTGCCCCAGGATCAGGATCTGGGGCGCTTCCTGGAGGGCCTGGAACGCCACCTGATCTTGGAATCGCTTCAGGCCACGGGCTGGAACAAGAGCGAGACCTCCCGGCGCCTCGGCATGCGCCGGACCACCCTCCTCCATCGGCTGCGGGCCCTCAACATTCCGCTGGATCCCATGGGCGAGGCCGAGTCCACCCTGGTCCGAGAGGTGCATTGATGCGTGTTCCAACCCTGTCGGCGCTGGCCCTGCTGCTGGCCTGCGGCTCCCTGGCGGCCTGGTCGCCCAAGGTTCATGAGGCTC
This sequence is a window from Geothrix sp. PMB-07. Protein-coding genes within it:
- a CDS encoding ComEC/Rec2 family competence protein, with amino-acid sequence MWQRLSGASLWPLAWAMAAACALPWLVPERWDGHIATQWWLAGGTAWLLSLVLLRFRRWRVIPLAFTLAGFTTLGLAHRARWEAALPVGFQALEGRIAAPWTFQGDRLRSQIELTGPASMRGLSVPLTLPANEEQPVPGPGTPVRFRAELRPVQPAPTFLAERPLWRARSDESPRRIHLASAQLMEITGPARPSWLLRLQAFARRRFETLPLDPTAKDLWGALALGIPPADEGHFSVFAESGTIHILVVSGLQVTLVMAAVEALLRRLRLRGAALGTIAAGLLYAGLVGFSAPVWRGLFMGVAWAVGRSTGWKLPPVTGLHGALLLWLLGHPAAGVEPGFLLAWWALLGLLWGAEPLAGLLSPLLGRLSLSFARLAAPWLSTLPLLALLNGGAPWWGILANLLVLPLVAFLTPLCLLLILLPLPGLTQGIGAVLTWMGDRLVPSLTGIAPLGTGILWPWLLLALGWLLLAHLQGRLRRTRWLTVLLVSTSLGLLACRGTGRKATTLSLEAIDVGQGDALLLRVPGGAATLIDTGPSPWTGRRLARVLSRRGVREPVHLILTHPHGDHAGGWATLTRLWPLSSTSVPVTADEEDPWEAYRPKGSDPSGLLRGDAWMRGEAAFSVRWPPRAFRLPDANMVSAVLRVSWRERELWLMGDAMAIQERDLLDLGDPGSGQATSVHRLLKVGHHGSRNASDPAWIAALQPEVAIIPAGLKNRFEHPHAETLATLQAVGLEPWLTGAHCGTRVVAEPGGWRMETGDGATAFIPLRKSPSP
- a CDS encoding sigma-54 dependent transcriptional regulator; amino-acid sequence: MNPARALLVDDDPTILEVVGTLLSRHGHEVVGTGSGLRAAQFLRGEHFDLAVVDLMLPDLSGLELARQAVAKPDTVVVVLSGSTSVETALQAMKMGIYDYVPKPFRLEALEHTLLRAIEKSQLNQENKRLREQIQGQTPGPQMVGRSEVWQNLQALLRRVAPTPSTVLITGPSGTGKELAAKAIHQWSPRARGPFVPIHCGAIPENLLEDELFGHVRGAYTDARTDRPGRFQQAEGGTLFLDEIGTMPLNLQVKLLRVIQEREFTPLGSSRTLKADFRLLAATNEDLASLVEQKRFREDLFYRLNVIPIQLHPLRDHPQDIPVLVAHFARKFARELGQPLKQVEPAALQALEAYGWPGNVRELENAVERAMALGSDPERLLLQDLPAPIAGVLPSVAFPRLPQDQDLGRFLEGLERHLILESLQATGWNKSETSRRLGMRRTTLLHRLRALNIPLDPMGEAESTLVREVH